Proteins encoded within one genomic window of Tigriopus californicus strain San Diego chromosome 12, Tcal_SD_v2.1, whole genome shotgun sequence:
- the LOC131891239 gene encoding uncharacterized protein LOC131891239, whose protein sequence is MLLSLKPPKARRYQASLISLALHWENISPTLYKHLLRDGLLCLPSIRYLRRICSSVSLVTTGLPETTRTYLSARFEALSDREKILAILFDEVYASQKVEYHQGKLLGLENGDPTKTLLCFMVKSVAGSFHDVVAMVPVSKKISAQVIEKWYLKVLKLVTELGFDVVATISDAHSANRKCFADISGGEMMESIANPFKEESKIFLMFDSVHLFKNIYNNLVNKKTFQCPPFDGIPMSASFHHLRELYHQECANAVRYAYKLSDKVLGPKSIEETNVLLADSCFHDSTIQALKYFSRHGRDHWKETANFLELIRGFWNRVNVKDTYAHVRLRDDRRKPIDFENQDSLNFLSEFATWIRDWKDSKLPGLTKETFFALSKTVTSLIALSRYLLSTRRLSYVLPGKINSDPLERRFSWYRQLSGGNFFLSVRQFLEAEKKIRVESLVKYSGLDLVDVQCALQTDATNGEEIKESVRILLAALPAEPISSTDFKEQEGIIFYVAGFISRCLLKVKKCEDFYELVIQSQGPPSIQFEDVFDNCLSDFKLASKEFTDQVNRGGLMTPSDLIHMTCLCCLQLQCLIFDDKETEQLFLSMSDHRIVFVEVFMTRAMECPVVLSCLNHFCNQGHCFLDFIPMVGEKFFNVMIKNKVTMLNDNIHLARKRSGKASSNRRKVAKLTSM, encoded by the exons ATGCTGCTCTCTTTGAAGCCACCCAAAGCAAGACGATACCAAGCATCTCTCATTTCTCTCGCCCTACATTGGGAAAATATTTCCCCCACTCTGTATAAACACCTTCTGAGAGACGGGTTGTTATGCCTTCCTTCAATTCGTTACTTGCGAAGAATCTGCTCATCGGTGAGCTTGGTAACAACTGGGTTACCCGAAACCACTCGAACTTATCTCAGTGCCAGATTTGAAGCACTATCGGATCGTGAGAAAATCCTGGCTATTCTGTTTGATGAGGTGTATGCCTCCCAAAAGGTCGAGTACCACCAAGGAAAGCTTCTGGGACTTGAAAATGGGGACCCTACAAAAACATTGCTCTGCTTCATGGTTAAATCAGTGGCAGGAAGTTTTCATGATGTGGTGGCCATGGTCCCAGTGTCTAAGAAGATTAGTGCTCAGGTCATAGAAAAATGGTATCTCAAAGTATTGAAGCTCGTTACAGAGCTAGGATTTGACGTAGTGGCCACCATCTCAGATGCTCACTCGGCCAACCGAAAGTGTTTTGCTGACATATCAGGCGGAGAAATGATGGAAAGCATTGCTAACCCATTCAAGGAGGAGTCAAAAATATTCTTAATGTTTGACTCGGTGCATCTATTCAAGAACATTTATAACAATCTAGTGAACAAGAAGACCTTCCAGTGCCCACCATTTGATGGTATTCCAATGTCTGCCTCTTTTCATCATTTGCGAGAGCTGTATCACCAGGAGTGTGCCAATGCTGTGCGGTATGCCTACAAGCTTTCAGATAAAGTCTTGGGACCCAAGTCGATTGAAGAGACCAATGTCTTATTGGCCGATTCCTGTTTCCACGACTCAACCATTCAAGCGCTCAAGTACTTTTCAAGACATGGCAGagatcattggaaagaaacagCGAATTTTCTGGAGCTTATCAGAGGATTTTGGAATCGTGTCAATGTTAAAGACACTTATGCTCATGTGCGATTAAGGGACGATCGACGAAAGCCaatagattttgaaaatcaagattCTCTGAACTTTCTCTCGGAATTTGCGACGTGGATTCGAGACTGGAAGGATTCAAAACTGCCCGGCCTGAccaaggaaacattttttgcattgagtAAGACTGTGACATCGCTCATCGCCTTATCACGATATCTCTTGTCAACAAGAAGGCTCTCGTATGTTTTACCTGGCAAAATCAATTCCGACCCGCTAGAACGGCGGTTTTCATGGTATCGACAATTATCGG GTGGGAACTTCTTTTTATCGGTGAGGCAGTTTCTTGAAGCGGAAAAGAAGATACGAGTCGAGTCCCTGGTGAAGTATTCTGGTTTGGATCTGGTGGATGTCCAATGCGCACTTCAAACCGATGCTACCAATGGAGAGGAGATTAAAGAGAGTGTCCGGATTTTACTGGCTGCCCTTCCTGCAGAACCTATTTCGTCCACAGACTTCAAGGAACAAGAGGGTATAATTTTCTACGTAGCTGGGTTTATATCAAGGTGCCTTTTGAAGGTTAAGAAGTGTGAAGATTTTTATGAATTGGTTATTCAATCCCAAGGCCCGCCCTCCATCCAGTTTGAAGATGTCTTTGACAATTGCTTAAGTGATTTTAAATTGGCTAGCAAGGAATTCACCGATCAAGTCAACCGAGGAGGCCTCATGACACCATCCGATCTCATCCATATGACCTGCCTCTGCTGTCTTCAATTACAATGCTTGatttttgatgacaaagaaaccgaacaattatttttgtccATGAGTGACCACAGGATAGTTTTTGTTGAAGTTTTCATGACTCGTGCCATGGAATGTCCTGTTGTGTTGTCGTGTTTAAACCATTTTTGCAACCAAGGCCATTGTTTCCTTGATTTTATCCCTATGGTTGGGGAAAAGTTCTTTAATGTTATGATAAAAAACAAGGTTACCATGCTGAACGATAATATTCACCTGGCTCGAAAAAGATCAGGAAAAGCCTCTTCCAACAGaagaaaagtggcaaaattaACATCAATGTGA